The Garra rufa unplaced genomic scaffold, GarRuf1.0 hap1_unplaced_539, whole genome shotgun sequence genome segment ACTTTGTATTGGTCTTTCACGTGGAATTCCAATAAAATTGATTCATTTTTGTGGCTGTAATGTGACAAAATGTGGAAAAGTTCAAGGGGGCCGAATACTTTTGCAAGCCACTGTacatatgtatgtataaatatatatgtatatatttatattcacataattgacatgatttataaatatttttaatatatacacgtaacttttttttaaatacatagaTGCATGATGtgcgtgtatttatatatacataataaacacatttatatttacatatattatattatattataatacattacttttattatgtgaacaaaaacttttatttttgatgcaattaatcacgattgagtaaataaataaaaaaaaataataaaaatttattaaaaataaaatagtaaaatagagtaatattaataatttataataaaatgataaataaatgattaaatgaatatattaaataatcaattcattaatataaatgtatataaactgaAATACTACCAATCATAacatgttttatattatattatattatttaccttacatattattattattattattatttttatttattaattaatcatATACAGTGAAATATAAAGTACTACGATTAAATTCAATATACGtgtatacgtatatatatatatatatatatatatatatatatatatatatagagagagagagagagagagagagagagagagagtgtatttatttatttgcaaataattaaatcatatatttcAGTGCAATATAGAAAATTTCATTCTTTCAATACAGTAACTTTTATTGCAATGTTGTCTtcacatattttatataaattatatacatatcGATACaataatagcttttacagttgaTAAAACAATAGTTCAAGAAATAAGAATATTAAAAGTCAAATATAATATAAAGTAAATGTACCAAGATACTTCCAGTGCAGAAACTTTaccttatatattatataaataacttATTTTAAGGTATGATTTACATACAATATATACCTAAGCTGACAAAATAATAGTTCATGTAActttacatattatattatattatattatgtactGAAATACTTTCAATACACAACACAACACTGCCACCTTGTGTTTATTCTCTCCAGGACCTCAAAGAAGCCTTTTTCAATAGCACTGTGTTTGTGCAAAACTAAACAAAGAATAAATTTGCTTCTTATAATATGTTTCTTTTTCAACAATGTTGTCTTGATTAATTATGTCTATTAATACATATCGCAGTTTAAATCGcaataatatataacatatacatttaaaaacattcattTATGGCTACTAGAGAGACTTGTTCAGACTTGCCTATTGGCACTTTTATGTAGGCTAATTATGTacattaattattaaaaagtagGCGTGTCTTGAGTTTTAAGTGCATGAAGCATaactttatttcaatttaaatgaaagaaagaaagaaagaaagaaagaaagaaagaaagaaagaaagaaagaaagaaaaagaaagaaaaaatgtactggCGTCGTTAAATATTCATGAGTAGGTGTCTCTCCAGAACACGCTTAAAAATGCATAAATCACAcaagtctgtttttttttaaagtatgccACGTGAAAACGTATAAAAATCATAATATCTCATTTCAAAGACAAAAAGTTAGTTTTTAAAACAAAGTTATAAAAGGAACTTTTCAGAAGTTTAGAAGCTCTTCCTCAGTCCTGCATGTAAACATAGAATTAATTATTCACAAGTAGGTTTATCTTGAGTTTTACGTGCATTAAGCctaactttatttcaattaaaaagaaagaaagaaagaaacaaagaaagaaagaaagaaagaaaggtatATTTAGAAGTACTAGCGTCATTAATTATTAATGAGTAGACGTTTTGCCAGAAAACGTTTAAAAATGCATAGTTcattagactttaaaaaaaaaaaaaaagtatgccaCGTGAAAACGTATTAAAATCATATCTCATTTCAAAGACAAAAAGTTAGTTTTTAAAACAAAGTTATAAAAGGAACTTTTCAGAAGTTTAGGTCTTCCTCAGTCCTGCCTGTAAACATCTAATTAATTATTCACGAGTAGGTGTATCTTGAGTTTTACGTGCATAAGCCTAACTttatttcaaaaaaagaaagaaagaaagacagaaagacagaaataaacaaacaaaatatatatttagaagtACTTGTGTCGTTAATTATTCACGAGTAGACGTTTTGCCAGAAAAcgtttaaaaatgcataaatcaCACAAGtctgttaaacttttttttttaaagtacgcCACGTGAAACCAtacaaaaatcacaatattttatttcaaagacAAAAAGTTAGTTTTTAAAACAAAGCTATAAAAGGAACTTTTCAGAAGTTTAGAAGGTCTTCCTCAGTTCTGCCTGTAAACATCTAATTAATTATTCACGAGTAGGCGTGTCTCCCAGAGGCCCCTTATTCCTCATACAAAAAAAGTGCGTGTAAACTACGCTAGACAGGTTAGTATGACCAACTTGTGAGTTGAAACGAAACTTCCCCTAGTTTTGCAACCGAAAAACAAACTTTCACTAGATCGTTCTCTGTTCCAGACGAAGGCTGGAGGAGCATATGGCGGCGACGGAGACGAGTTTGAGCCCGGCGGTGGAGTCGGTTGTGCCGGCATGTATGTTTGCACCTGACCCGGGCTGCGAGGAGGATTCACCCGGCGCTGAGCTCAGCGACGCCGGCGACAACCAGAACGGGGAAGCCGAGGATCATTTAGACCTCACCAGCAAGGTGGCTCTCAGGCCTAAGCGTTCGTTTGAAGGCTTCTATATGTGCACGAAACATTACAAGAGTTTATTTGATAAATGCGTGGTGTTTAAAGGCATTTAACAACTTTGAAATGAAAGCAAACGCGCTGCATGAGTGACACGTTGGCTGTGCATGTGAACGCCAGCTGGCACTGCAACAACTGTACTGACCCCAGACTTATTTGCTTGCGTGAGATAAAACCTGAACATTTAAAAAGAGCTTTTTGCACTTTTAATGCGTGTAAAACTGCAATAAAAAGTGCAACATGAAAACGCAAagtttttgctacaaatatagatTTGTAGGCGCCCAAAATGTATTTGAATGCTTAAGTCAAacttaaaaatatacaaatggTTTTAAAATTAGGGTTGATTAGATGTAGAACTATAAAATATTAAAGCAGATTTATTTgtacgtttttttattttttttcaaactattacatgtattttaaaattattttaccatTTCAGGCTAAATGTTTGATAGGTGTTTGATGTTTGTTgggtttgtaataataataataataaaaaagttatttaatgaaaataattgaATTATAAAATTACAGATAATAAATTACAGACGGTTTGCAAAAATGGCGCAGAAAAGTTACAACCTTCTGTCCAAAGCAGTggaattcatttatttaaattgattttagttgtaataattgtaattttaatttgtaatttaatttaaaaccaaccaaactacttttttaaaaataaaagtttagtttTTTTGGTCCAGATAATTTTTGTCACAGTATATTAAATATATGGAATGCATACCAGTATTTTGGTATTCTAAATAAAGTTAATCTGTCTAAAGcagtttaataaactttattgttaaatttgttaaatttattttaaatgtaaagttACCAGTTTTCAAGCTTAACGATTTATTGTTTAATGTGCGAGTttgtaataacaataaaaatgataTGTATAAAATTACATATAGATCTTTGTAAATTGATTtagactaccattcaaaagttttagaacagtaagattttttaaaataatttttaaaataaattacttttatttagcaggaatgctttaaattgaccaaaagtgatgataaagacatttctaatattacaaaagatttctattttagatcaaATGTAGATAAATACTCAAATAATTCATCaataagaataataattgtttttttggagcagcaaattatttttatttaatgcattattataacattagaatgatttctgaaggatcatgtgactggagtaatgatgctaaaaattcagctttgaattcacaggaatacattcaactttaaaacatattaaaataaaaaacagttcttttaaatagtaaaaatatttcacaattttacagtttttgctgtactttagatcaaataaatgcaggcttggtgagcagaagagatgtcttaaaaaaaaaaaatcttactgttcaaaaacttttgactggtggtagTGTAAATGCAAAAATAGCACGGAAAAGTTGAGTTATATCATTAgtagttttaataatattaatttaaataatttaaaacctACCAAACTACTTTTTATAAAGTTCTTAAGTTGTGTTTGTCCAAATAATTTGGCAAATATCgcaatatatttagttttttttctacatAAAGTTACTTATAGCCTgaaatttatttcatttaaatgatttgcacacacacacacaaaaaaaaaaaaaaaagtttgaaagtgTGCTTGTggaatcattaaaaaaattaaaactgactTAACATTTTGTAATCTAGTTTAGTGGCATCTATACACTTTTAAGTTTTGCTAAAGTGCCGAAATACTTTTTGGGGTCGCTGTATAAAGATTATAATAAAGATTATTAAATATATGGAATGCATATCAACATTTTTCGTCattttaattgattaaaatatgtgaccctggaccacaaaaccagtcataagggtcagttttttgactgaataaataagctttccattgatgtatggtttgttaggaaaggaaaatatttggctcagatacaactatttgaaaatctggaatctaagtcttgagaaaatcacttttaaagttgtccaaatgaagttcttagcaatgcatattactaatcaaaattaagttttcatatatttacggtagaaaatttacaaaatatcttcatggaacatggtctttacttaatatcctaatgatttttggcttaaaagaaaaacagtcattttgaccaatacaatgtatttttgactattgctacttacgactggctttgtggtccagggtcacatatatgctcaACAAATGTCTCGTTTTTCTTCTATAAGTTCTTTTATTAATACTTTGATTATTTTTGTTACATGTTTTTAGTTTGCACTGGTCAGCCCTACAGGAGAGCAGTATGAGTCTTTACAAAAGCAGCTGCGAGAACGAATAGAGGAAGGATGCGGAGAAACCATCTATGTGGTCGGCTTGGGAACAGGTgagacaatgttttttttttttcataaaattcaGAAAAATAAAGTATAACTTGCTTATTTATTGCATACTAAACTATGTAGATTTAAGAAAAGCAACAAAAAAGGAAAAGTAGTTTtgacaccagtcaaaagtttttgaacagtaagattttttttttaattctcttttgctcaccaagcttgcatttatttgatctagagtacaacaaaaacagtaaaatcttgaaatatttttactatttaaaataatagttttctgtttgaatatatttgaaaatgtaatttattcctgtgatcaaagctaaatattcagcACCATTAaaagtcttcagtttcacattatccttcagaaatcattctaatttccagttaattctgttcttttgaatttaaaagattGTTACAATCATtgcttccacaaaaatataaaagcAGTTCAACTGCTTTCAGCATTGCTAAatgctaaaacatttttttttttttacatttaatatgtAATAAGAATATGTCaaaagaaaacttattttaagttaaaataatattgcagaatataaacatttttaataaatctgggCCTCTTCGGTTATTTTTGACCATAAAATTTTTGACCataaaaaaagttttgaaatttaaaaaaatcacagcttcatcagaatgagatgaaacttggtgacttttgttgcattagctatgtaagcacacaaaaaaaaaaatcactgacatgatttggatatgttaaagggtcaaaaaaaaaaaaaaagtcacacttggaTCCTTCGCGGTCCAAAATGatcgacataggaaatgaataggAAATACGAAAAACTGCAGTAATTCAGAGCATCTTTtggctacaaatcagccactgtgcaaaaaaaaaaaaaagtgttcaccAAATCAagcaattttaatttgaaatattgcatttattgaaaaataataaataaataaaaattctagtGGGGAAAAAAtgtgtataaatattgcatagtatcataaaaactcctcaacattctaaataataatcacaaaatattattgaacaaaaatgtatttcattgcttttcctgaagaaaaaaatgtgaaactttttttaatttagttttttcattattagttttaataatattaattttaataattaaaacctACCAAACTACTTTTTATAAAGGTCTTGATTTTTTTTTGGTCCAAATATTGCAATATtttggtattttaaataaaaactttaaatacaaaataactttttgtaaaaaaaagtttgaaagtgTGCTTGTGgtatcattaaaaaataaaacagactcAATATTTTGTAATCTAGTTAAGTGGCATTTATACACTTCTAAGTTTTGCtgaagtgtccaaatactttttagGGTTGCTGTATAAACATATAAAGATACTTAAGGCTACGGTCACCTTTGACCAcaaaggagccaagtgtgacgcctaaacgaagaggcccagagggttaaacacagtgccttgcaaaagtattcataccccttcattttttcacattttgttttgttgcagtattatgttaaattacttcaaatctacatctcatacaccataatgacaaagcacaaaacaggtttgcaacaactttgcaaatttattagaaacaaaaaaactgaaaagatcccgttgcataagtattcatacccttttctgggacactcgaaatttagctcaggagcattcataatgcttctagatgttactacacttggagtggagttaaactgtggcaaattcatttgaatgagtatgatttagaaaggcacacacctctcagaaaaggtctaacagctgaaaatgcatttcagagcaaaaagtcctgaggtcaagataactgcctgtagagctcagtgacagacttgcgttaaggcagtgatctagagaagagttcagaaaaaaatctgctgcattgaaggttcacagaagcatgtagcctccattatccatgatggaagacgattggaacaactaggactctagaaaatgtctgccagcccccatccaagctgacagagcttgagaggtgaaaaggtgaggcaaagaatggcagataattgccaaatgcagatgtgcaaagcttgtcacatcatacccaaaaagacttgaggctgtaaaggtgtttcaactatgtactgagttatgaatacttatgcaatgtacttatttcagtgctttatttttaataaatttgtaaaatttgctttgtcattattatggtgtatggagtgtaaattgatgtggggaaaaactaatttaaagcagtttaacataatgctgcaataaaacaaaatgaatacttttgcaaggcactgtatattcaaccttggtgagcatgaaAGACGTCCttcaaaatcataaaaaaagtACCAAACTGTTGAACATTTCTATCTGTCGTAATTTTTTCTATTTTCAAGCCTGTTTTGCAATTATTTCAGAAATTCATTTAACTTTCCCAGGCGTAAATGTCCTATTTCGAAGTGTTGATAACTTTTTGGTGTTCCTATCTCTCAGACGGTGGTGATTACGGTCTGGATGAGCGGGATATGGAAGCGTCTGTCGCTACAGTGCAGTCACTTTGTGAACAGGTTGAAGCTGACTTGATTCTGCTGAGAGAGAGAACGGAGACAGCAGGACACGTCCGTGATTATCTCATCCGACGCCGAGTGGGAGAAGCAGACTTCCTTGAAGTCAGGTTAGAACATGTCttacaaagaaattatgtttaaaaatgatATTCTTTTTGGTTAAAATCATTTCTTTCCCTTAGAGTGGCAGTTGTAGGTAACGTAGACGCTGGTAAAAGCACACTTCTAGGTGTCCTAACCCACGGCGAACTGGACAACGGTCGTGGATTCGCCCGCCAAAAGCTGTTTCGCCACAAACACGAGATGGAGAGCGGCCGGACCAGTAGCGTCGGCAACGACATCCTGGGCTTTGACCAGGAAGGGCAGGTGGTCAACAAACCGGACAGCCACGGAGGCAGCCTGGACTGGACTAAAATCTGTGAGAGGTCGTCGAAGGTCATCACTTTTATCGATTTGGCGGGCCACGAGAAGTATCTAAAGACTACTGTTTTTGGAATGACTGGCCACCTTCCGGATTTCTGCATGCTGATGGTGAGACGGAGTTGGTGTGCTGCAGGGCTATGTATTGGGAGGTTTCAAGTTTTATCAGTTTTGTCTTTTTCTGTGTCACGTAGGTGGGAAGTAACGCGGGAATCATTGGCATGACTAAAGAGCACCTCGGTCTCGCTCTGGCCCTCAACGTTCCTGTTTTTGTAGTCGTAACTAAGATAGACATGTGTCCCGCTAACATCTTACAAGGTAATGCAAATCTCTTATTTTACTACAGAAGTTTTACTAACAGAATTTGTGGCATAATGTTGATTAGTAAAAAGTTTTAGAAACAATTTATAATGTATAGAAAATTTGTAAGATATGAAGGACATTTCTGCCActcaatttaaaaaagtatttgaaaatttttagctcacaattgtgtttacatctcgcaactgacttttttctctctcagaattgtgagctataaacttttttcttgcaattgcgactttgtatctcacaattttaacttttttcttgcaatgttgactttttctctcaaaactcatttctgacttaactcacaactgcgaaatCTAAGtcagaattattaatttatttctaagaattgcaagtttatttttcggaattgtgagtttaaatctcgcaaatctgaatttataactcgcaattgcaagtttatatctcacaattctaaaataagtcataattgcaaagttgtatcatgcaattttaaagtaaaaaaaggcagaattgcaagatgtaaatgcaCACTTGCAAGAAACAaattagaactgtgagatataaacttcttttcgtgcaattgtgagttttggATTTTGACtttcttgcagttttgactttttctcagaactgtgagatataaaccaattttgaggggaaaaaatacatgttctcagaattgcaagtttatttctctgaattttgagtttatgtctcacaattctgactttataacttgcaattgcgatttcATATttcagaattctaaaaaaaaaagtcagaattacaaattcgtatcacgcaattcttagaaaaaagtcagatttgtgagatgtaaatgaacaattgcaaggaaaaaaataataattttgaaataaaaacttgcaattgcaagttataaagtcagaattgtgagatataaattttttctcgcaattgcgagtttatatcttgcaacttaTAAACCAAATTTGTGGGAAAAAAGAcctatatgttctcagaattgcaagtttgtatctcacaattctgacttaacttacaACTGCGAAATAtatctttttttctaagaattgcaagtttatttgctcgcaattctgaatttataactcgcaattgcaagtgtatatctcacaattctaaaaaaaaatattagaattgtgaaatataaactcgcaattgcaaggtataaagtcagaattgtgaggggaaaaaagacatgttctcagaattgcaagtttatttcttggAATAAAAAgtcaggaaaaaagtcagaattacgagtttgtatcacgcaattataaaaaaaaaagtcagaattgcaagatgtaaacggaacaattgcaagttataaagtcagaattgtgagatataaactttctcgcaattgcgagattatatcttacaattttgtctTCTTGTaatgttgacttttttctcagaattatgagatataaaccaaatttgtgggaaaaaaaagacctatatgttctcagaattgcaagtttatgtctcacaattctgactttataacttgcaattgcgatttcATATttcagaattctaaaaaaaaaaaaagacctatatgttctcagaattgcaagtttgtatctcacaattctgatttaactcacaattgcaagttataaagtcagaattgtgagatataaactttttctttttcaattgtgacttttttctaagaattgcaggtttatttttcggaattgtgagtttaaatctcacaattctaaaataaGTCATACTTGCAAAGTTGTCACACAAGtgaggaaaaaaaggcagaattgcaagatgtaaatgcaCAATTTCAAGGAAcaaaattagaattgtgagatttaaactttttctcgcaattgtgagtttatatctcacaattctgacctttttcttgcaattttgacttttttcctcagagttgAGAGATATAAACCAAATTTAAGGGGGGAAAAAGattgatattttctcagaattgcgagtttatatctcacgattctgacttggAATAACTTACCCTggaatgtatgtttttttatagCCATATTTTCATTTGGTTTTGTGTTGCAGAGACGTTAAAGTTATTACAGAGGCTACTCAAGTCTCCAGGATGCAGAAAAATTCCAGTTTTGGTGCAAAACAAGGATGACGTCATCGTTACGGCCTCAAACTTCAGCTCAGAAAGGTAACTTTGCTTAATTTTTGCCTGTAGGACAACAAAAACCacgaaaaaaacaccataaacTTACACTTCGGGTGAGCTTCGCACTTTTTTGACTTCGGCACATCATTTTTTGGCCTTCAGcggcataaaaaaaacataaaagttgAGTTTTAAGTCACTCGTATGACTACAATTAAATAGTTTACATGAAAAAACGTTGCTAA includes the following:
- the LOC141317239 gene encoding LOW QUALITY PROTEIN: GTP-binding protein 1-like (The sequence of the model RefSeq protein was modified relative to this genomic sequence to represent the inferred CDS: deleted 1 base in 1 codon) codes for the protein MAATETSLSPAVESVVPACMFAPDPGCEEDSPGAELSDAGDNQNGEAEDHLDLTSKFALVSPTGEQYESLQKQLRERIEEGCGETIYVVGLGTDGGDYGLDERDMEASVATVQSLCEQVEADLILLRERTETAGHVRDYLIRRRVGEADFLEVRVAVVGNVDAGKSTLLGVLTHGELDNGRGFARQKLFRHKHEMESGRTSSVGNDILGFDQEGQVVNKPDSHGGSLDWTKICERSSKVITFIDLAGHEKYLKTTVFGMTGHLPDFCMLMVGSNAGIIGMTKEHLGLALALNVPVFVVVTKIDMCPANILQETLKLLQRLLKSPGCRKIPVLVQNKDDVIVTASNFSSERMCPIFQISNVTGENMDLLKMFLNLLSPRLSFKDDEPPEFQIDDTYSVPGVGTVVSGTTLRGLIRLNDTLLLGPDPLGVFIPIAVKSIHRKRMPVKEVRGGQTASFALKKIKRSSIRKGMVMVSPRLNPQACWEFEAEILVLHHPTTI